In the genome of Pungitius pungitius chromosome 5, fPunPun2.1, whole genome shotgun sequence, the window GTCCCTTTTTAGTTGGAGATCAGCAGTAAACGCGTATTGGTTTGAACCGCCAGCTGAAATGAGCGATCGTATAACACAAGGCGTATAATTACTAGGTGCATACGTTTATCTCTGCTGAAAACAGGACTTGTTCACAGTTCCCACAAGTTCCCACAGTTTTACAGTTTATGAAAAATCTTATCTGCAAAATGGAACTCCCAAAATTATGTTTGGGATCATATTAATAATTATCATATATCATTCTTAATTGTTTGTAAAGCGTTTGATGAAAGCAAATTATGTAATTTTCCTCTAAATGTTGCAATTGAATTTTTGGgtaaccttttaaaaaaaaaagatgttatgATATTGTGATATTTCTCTCTTAATTATTAATACACATTACTACATGTACTGTTTTATATATCTGAACAAATtcaaagttaaaatattttttatttagatttagaaTAACTGGAAATGATCTTGTtcctggtttccccccccccccccccccgcggccggCCGGCCCAGCAATACGGCCAAGGAGGAGCACCTGGAGCTCCAACTGTCTGGAAGTCAAAGTTTAAGAGACATCAATGTTACATAAAGACGGTTTCCAGCTAGGCGGCAGGGTAATCTCAGCACGCCGTTAATAGAACAGGACAAACTGCTCTCTCGCCCAGCTCGTAATTCCAGTTCCTCCtgcgtgtttctttttttcccagagaAAACAGCAACGTGGCTTTGCGTCTACAGGGCTAACTATGGCTAACTAACTTATTTTTAGTTCTATTAATCTACTAATCTgtcaatttttttgttttgtacagtTTTTTGGGTTTCGTGATAGAAATCCGGTTGAAAAATGTGCACAATAGATTTGACACGACTTTGTCAATATACACCGTCATATCGCCCATCAGCCCTCGGGTGAACAGTCGAGGTCAGAATGATATTTTGGTTCAACAAGGAACCCTTTCAACTGGGTACTCTCTTTGGGATGCGTCACTTCACTGcttttggcagatgcagatatTGGAAACAGAGATTAGATTTTCTTGAGGACTGtagatgctttctttttttaaaggaatcaatttaaatcaccccccccccctcttaaacATCTTACACTACAGTGTAATTCTGTTAGTGTCAATGAGTGGGCTGAAATTCAAGATGggtattttattgttttgatgTTGAAATAACAGGATGCACCCGTAGGCTATGCATACAACATTTAGCTCTGCATAGTGGGCTCCCGCTACGGCTTAACAATTTCCACAACGCATTTTATTCTCGCCCAGCAATATTCTTCACATCACACCTCTTTGTGTCAGAATCTTGTCTATTCttatcttcttctctttttgtcatCTGTTTGAAATTGCTCTCCCACCTTTGCCGGTTTAGCAGTTCTCTTCTGCCTCTGGTTTTCcccacaagctgttttttttttaaagaacgtGAAATGCTGCTGATgtggaaaaaagcaaacaatgcTTGCTAGCGgactttgatttttcttttaatgttttttttccttcttgttttttttgagtGACGTGCCTTAGTTACAGGCTTACGGTGACGTCTTGAGTTTCGCTGACCCTAATTATCCCGTTGTACTTTTCTTTATACCTGCATACCCGAAGCCGtgtcaaaaaaaagtttattacCACGCACGTAACTTGTACGGATGGTTTAAACATTTCCATGCATAAGACCCTCACCTTGTATGACAGGTGTCTTGGCGAGCTTTAGCAATTGGAGAAAGTGTTTATGCAAGAAAAGTGCTGATTGGGACTCGGCGTAGGAGATTGTGCTGAATTGCCAGggagggaaaggtggaggaggtgcacaGGGTGAGAGGGGAGAGATGGGAGTAAGGCAGATGGTGTGGGGGGAGATGTGGGATAAGCTGTAAAACTGACACAATATATCAATCTGGCCCTTCAGTTATGACTCCTAACAGATATCTGAAATGGAGGGTGTGCCTATTAAGAATGATATTGCTAACATCCAGGATGTTCAACAAGGCAATACTTAAAATCTGAAATTGAAAGCCCCAATATACATCAATGGCAAAGTGCATTTGTGCATGTTGAAGCTGGGAAAAATGATGTGCACTCATTCCAATGCAGAAATTTGAGTTAAGGATTCAGTTTCTAAGCTATTCTATGAAATGGCTGGTATATAAATTGTCGTTTCAGTACCATATAAGATAACTCTGTCATTTTACACAACCTACTTCCTTATACAGTATAGTAGTTCTTGTtaactgtgaaataaaaaaaatgcttagtttcaaacataatgtttttttttctcatcaggCACCCAGCaaactggagaaacagatccaagaAATGGACGACGGCAGCTACATCGAGTTCGATGTGCCGGAGTTCAGTAACACTGTCCTGACCCAGCTCAACGAGCTGCGGCTGCAAGGGAAGTTGTGTGACATCATCGTTCACATCCAGGGTCAGCCATTTCGAGCCCACAAAGCCGTGCTGGCTGCGAGTTCGCCCTACTTCCGCGACCACTCGGCTCTCAGCACCATGAGTGGCCTTTCCATTTCGGTCATCAAAAGCCCGGAGGTTTTTGAGCAGCTCCTTTCGTTTTGCTACACAGGTCACATGTCCCTGCAGCTCAAGGACATTATCAGTTTCCTCACGGCTGCCAGCTTCCTGCAGATGCAGGCCATCATCGACAAGTGCACACGAATCTTGGAGAGCCTCCACTCCAAGATCAGCCTTCCAGTCGGAGCCTGCAGCCCGGAGAAAGACGACCTGCAGGCCAGCGGCAATGGGGTCAACGACAGCAGCCTCTTCGTAAACCCCACCCAGATCTCCCCCCCTTACTTCTCCCGGCAGACTCAGGCAGGGCACGAGGCGCGCTTTGAGCTGGCAGCAAAAGGCCGGGGCCGGCAGCAGCCGGAGGAAGGCCAGTCGGACCGCGGCAGCAGCGACAGCGTCTCGGAGCACGATGCTCCCATGGAGGCCGAGACGGAGCAAGTGGAACTGATCGGCAAAGACGGGCAAGTAACAGACGTGCACGTGAAGATAGAGAAGGTCGACAGGCCCACGTACTCGGACAGCTCCTCGGCCGGTGATGACGGCTACCACACGGAGCTGGTAGATGGCGAGCAGGTGCTGGCTGTCAGCGTGGGCTCGTACGGCCCCGTCATCCAGTCCACTGCCTATTCTTACTCAGGGCTCTCCTCCCCGGGCTTTCTGAACCTCAGCAACTCCAGTCCCTCGCGCTCCCTACTCGGCGGCTACAGAGGCGGACGGGCCAGGGCGAAGCGCCCCCTGGCCATCCCGGCCGCGGTGCTGGGTCACATCAAGCCGGCCTCGGATTACAGCGAACCGGCGGCGGGCGCCACGGGGCTGGAGAACGACGTGCGGGAGCGCAGCCTGCGGAGCCAGTGGTACCCCTACAACGAGAGACTCATTTGCATCTACTGCGGGAAGACGTTCAACCAGAAGGGCAGCCTGGATCGCCACATGCGCCTGCACATGGGAATCACCCCGTTTGTTTGTAAGTTCTGTGGCAAGAAGTACACGAGGAAGGACCAGCTGGAGTACCACATCCGTGGCCACACGGACAACAAGCCCTTCCACTGTCAGATCTGTGGCAAATGCTTcccattccagggcaccctCAACCAGCACCTGAGGAAGAAGCACATGGGAGCATCGGAAGGCAGCAACCACATAGACTCTCCGGAGACGACGGAGGGAGGCTCGGggcagaaggagcaggaggacgcGGCCGAGGGGACGGCCTCGGAGGCGCAATATGCAGAAGAGGCACCAGCTGCTGACGCGGAGGAGAGTCCGAAATGCAGTCCGGAGGAGGCCCAAGCATCAAGATGTGATTTTTAGATCCTGCTTTAGCTTATGGAAGCTTTACAAATGTTTATCTTAACTCCCCttaaaggactttttttttttttttaatcagctcCCTCTACTATAGACTTTTTTTGCGTCAAGGGGTTCCTGTCAATTTTGTGAAAGTTAGATGTTGAATGCAGAGATTTAATGGGTGCTTTATAGAAATTTGATTCTTTCAAGCAAAGGGAGTAACAACTTACTATTTTTGAGGAGGTCCCAATAATCAAGACCCCTTAATTGATTTATCTTTTTATCTTtccatgttttttaaaacacatttacagagtTATATAGGCATGTTGCAATAATTGATAATGTGAAAGCTCTGGTAAGATGCTTGTCATATCACCTTTTTACCTGACCCGTTTTTGCACATGTGGCCACAGGAGGTCACTTACTCACAAGGAATGATTTTTCTGCCAGTGCAAAGCTTCGTGTGACATATCCGTTCAATACCTCATGATGCAACTACATACTCATAACAGACAGTATTTTAACTTCAATGAAACTCACCAGGTTCTACCTCATAGCCAAGAACCTACCAggcacagatgtgttttttagtTTATGTGTGCATTATCTTATTGCCAAACCCTGTAAAGAATATTCTCTCAACACAAAGCCTTGATTCTTGGGGGAAATATTCCTTGCTGATTGTATGGATTGTGGACAGAGTCC includes:
- the zbtb34 gene encoding zinc finger and BTB domain-containing protein 34, with the protein product MLICKTAPSKLEKQIQEMDDGSYIEFDVPEFSNTVLTQLNELRLQGKLCDIIVHIQGQPFRAHKAVLAASSPYFRDHSALSTMSGLSISVIKSPEVFEQLLSFCYTGHMSLQLKDIISFLTAASFLQMQAIIDKCTRILESLHSKISLPVGACSPEKDDLQASGNGVNDSSLFVNPTQISPPYFSRQTQAGHEARFELAAKGRGRQQPEEGQSDRGSSDSVSEHDAPMEAETEQVELIGKDGQVTDVHVKIEKVDRPTYSDSSSAGDDGYHTELVDGEQVLAVSVGSYGPVIQSTAYSYSGLSSPGFLNLSNSSPSRSLLGGYRGGRARAKRPLAIPAAVLGHIKPASDYSEPAAGATGLENDVRERSLRSQWYPYNERLICIYCGKTFNQKGSLDRHMRLHMGITPFVCKFCGKKYTRKDQLEYHIRGHTDNKPFHCQICGKCFPFQGTLNQHLRKKHMGASEGSNHIDSPETTEGGSGQKEQEDAAEGTASEAQYAEEAPAADAEESPKCSPEEAQASRCDF